A genome region from Bradyrhizobium sp. WSM1417 includes the following:
- a CDS encoding transposase, whose amino-acid sequence MNSQKSCATGPRALLAQAVEAEVADFLGKHADLKTADGHQRVVRHGHLPEREVMTGIGPVAVRQPRVRDREADATDPDRIRFSPSILPPYMRRSKSIETLLPILYLKGVSTGDFSEALAACLASMLPGCRHRPSAG is encoded by the coding sequence ATCAACTCACAGAAGTCTTGCGCAACGGGGCCACGTGCCCTTCTCGCCCAGGCGGTCGAGGCCGAGGTCGCGGACTTTCTCGGCAAGCATGCCGATTTGAAGACCGCGGACGGCCATCAGCGCGTGGTCCGCCACGGTCACCTGCCGGAGCGCGAGGTGATGACCGGTATCGGTCCGGTCGCCGTCCGCCAGCCACGTGTGCGCGATCGCGAGGCGGACGCCACCGATCCCGACCGCATCCGGTTCTCTCCGTCGATCCTGCCACCCTACATGCGCCGTTCGAAGTCGATTGAGACGCTGCTGCCGATCCTTTACCTGAAGGGTGTCTCGACCGGCGATTTCTCCGAGGCGCTGGCGGCCTGCTTGGCAAGCATGCTTCCGGGTTGTCGGCATCGGCCATCGGCCGGCTGA
- a CDS encoding electron transfer flavoprotein subunit beta/FixA family protein produces MKVLVPVKRVVDYNVKVRVKGDGSGVELANVKMSMNPFDEIAVEEALRLKEGGKATEVVVVSIGPAQASETIRTGLAMGADRGILVKAEGIVEPLAVAKILKKIAEEGQPGLIILGKQAIDDDSNQTGQMLAALLGWSQATFASKLEVEGSAFKVTREVDGGLQTVKLKGPAIVTTDLRLNEPRYASLPNIMKAKKKPIADKTVADYGVDVTARLEVLSTTEPAGRKAGVKVKDVAELVSKLKNEAGVL; encoded by the coding sequence ATGAAGGTCTTAGTGCCCGTAAAGCGGGTGGTCGATTACAACGTCAAGGTCCGCGTCAAGGGCGATGGATCAGGCGTTGAACTCGCCAACGTCAAGATGTCGATGAACCCGTTCGACGAAATCGCGGTCGAGGAAGCGCTGCGCCTGAAGGAAGGCGGCAAGGCCACCGAGGTCGTGGTGGTCTCCATCGGACCGGCGCAGGCGTCGGAGACGATCCGCACCGGTCTCGCCATGGGCGCCGATCGCGGCATCCTGGTGAAGGCGGAAGGCATCGTCGAGCCGCTCGCGGTGGCCAAGATTCTGAAGAAGATCGCTGAAGAAGGGCAGCCTGGCCTGATCATTCTGGGCAAGCAGGCGATCGACGACGACAGCAACCAGACCGGCCAGATGCTGGCCGCACTGCTCGGCTGGTCGCAGGCGACGTTTGCCTCGAAGCTCGAGGTCGAAGGTTCGGCTTTCAAGGTCACGCGCGAGGTCGACGGCGGCCTGCAGACCGTGAAGCTGAAGGGACCCGCGATCGTCACCACCGATCTGCGTCTCAACGAGCCGCGCTATGCCTCGTTGCCCAACATCATGAAAGCCAAGAAGAAGCCGATCGCGGACAAGACCGTTGCCGATTACGGCGTCGACGTCACCGCGCGTCTTGAGGTTCTCAGCACGACCGAGCCGGCGGGCCGCAAGGCGGGGGTCAAGGTCAAGGACGTCGCCGAGCTGGTCTCGAAACTCAAGAACGAAGCCGGGGTGCTCTGA
- a CDS encoding electron transfer flavoprotein subunit alpha/FixB family protein has product MTTLLIAEHDNASLKDATNKALTAAATLGADVEVLVAGEGAKAAADAAAKLAGVKKVLLADGALYAHDLAEPLAALIVSLAPSYAAIVAPATSRFKNVMPRVAALLDVMQVSEITKVVAPDTYERPIYAGNAIQTVKSKDAKKVITVRTSTFAAAGEGGSAPVESVAAAADPGLSSFLGEEVAKSDRPELTSAKIIVSGGRAMQSRENFAKYIEPLADKLGAGVGASRAAIDAGYAPNDWQVGQTGKVVAPELYVAVGISGAIQHLAGMKDSKVIVAINKDEDAPIFQVADYGLVADLYQAVPELTDALGKLGK; this is encoded by the coding sequence ATGACGACGCTTCTGATTGCCGAACACGACAATGCGTCGCTCAAGGATGCGACCAACAAGGCGCTGACGGCGGCGGCCACGCTGGGCGCCGACGTCGAGGTGCTGGTCGCAGGCGAGGGCGCCAAGGCCGCGGCGGACGCCGCCGCCAAGCTCGCCGGGGTGAAAAAAGTGCTGCTCGCTGACGGCGCGCTCTACGCGCATGATCTCGCCGAGCCGCTGGCGGCGCTGATTGTCTCGCTGGCGCCGTCCTATGCCGCGATCGTTGCGCCCGCGACCTCGCGCTTCAAGAACGTGATGCCGCGCGTGGCGGCGCTGCTCGACGTCATGCAGGTCTCGGAGATCACCAAGGTGGTGGCCCCGGACACCTATGAGCGTCCGATCTATGCCGGCAATGCCATCCAGACGGTGAAGTCGAAGGACGCCAAGAAGGTCATCACGGTCCGTACCTCGACCTTCGCCGCGGCGGGCGAGGGCGGCAGCGCGCCGGTCGAGAGCGTGGCGGCTGCAGCCGATCCGGGCCTGTCGAGCTTCCTCGGCGAGGAAGTCGCCAAGAGCGACCGTCCCGAGCTGACCTCGGCGAAGATCATCGTCTCCGGTGGCCGCGCCATGCAGAGCCGCGAGAATTTTGCAAAATACATCGAGCCACTGGCCGACAAACTCGGCGCCGGCGTCGGTGCCTCGCGCGCGGCGATCGATGCCGGCTATGCGCCCAACGACTGGCAAGTCGGCCAGACCGGCAAGGTGGTGGCCCCCGAGCTGTATGTTGCGGTCGGCATTTCCGGCGCGATCCAGCACCTGGCCGGCATGAAGGACTCCAAGGTGATCGTCGCGATCAACAAGGACGAGGACGCGCCGATCTTCCAGGTCGCCGATTACGGCCTGGTTGCCGATCTCTACCAGGCGGTTCCTGAGCTCACCGACGCGCTCGGCAAGCTCGGCAAGTAG
- a CDS encoding Xaa-Pro peptidase family protein: MAIAKAPQAFPRAEYLRRLAAVKSEMARREIDALVITSWGNITYLTGNVTRMLAVHALVVSVQDEEPTLIVRKMCAPGAAHQSFMAREKIIGYSESLVGKANIDGYDAVIDFLHDIGVAQRGVGLEQGCLMAPAVEKFKTRLPQARIVDCTRAVDWIRGVKSDLEIEVMREAAALADAAVMRAREVIRPGVREADAAVEIMAAQVNGVKGGPAATGLRPPLISSTPRTGTPHILWSESIFCDGMQINSEVSGNRYNYLAALMRTFSIGAPADRVRRLHDAQVAAIETALDVIRPGRTCSEVAHAMYSAIERHGFPKESRCGYSIGIENQFTAWIEPTASFGREDMTVLKTNMTFHLMLGNWVDEEFGVTVSETIRVTDTGVEALTRAPRELFVL, translated from the coding sequence ATGGCAATCGCAAAAGCGCCGCAGGCCTTCCCAAGAGCAGAATATCTGCGCAGGTTGGCTGCAGTGAAATCGGAAATGGCCCGGCGTGAAATCGATGCACTTGTCATCACGAGTTGGGGCAATATCACTTATCTGACCGGAAACGTGACGCGTATGCTGGCTGTGCATGCGCTTGTCGTCTCGGTCCAAGATGAGGAACCGACTCTTATCGTGCGCAAAATGTGCGCGCCGGGAGCAGCTCACCAGAGCTTCATGGCCAGAGAAAAGATTATCGGCTACTCGGAAAGTCTCGTCGGTAAGGCTAACATCGACGGCTACGATGCCGTAATTGATTTCCTCCACGACATCGGCGTGGCGCAGCGCGGTGTTGGACTCGAGCAGGGCTGCTTGATGGCGCCCGCGGTAGAGAAGTTCAAAACGAGATTGCCGCAGGCCCGAATCGTAGATTGCACCCGAGCGGTGGACTGGATTCGCGGGGTTAAATCAGACCTGGAGATCGAGGTCATGCGCGAGGCTGCGGCGCTCGCTGATGCGGCCGTTATGCGGGCGAGAGAGGTTATCCGCCCTGGTGTGCGAGAAGCAGATGCAGCGGTCGAGATCATGGCGGCCCAGGTTAATGGCGTTAAGGGTGGGCCAGCCGCGACAGGATTACGGCCACCGTTGATTTCCTCGACCCCGCGCACGGGCACGCCACATATTTTGTGGAGCGAGAGCATTTTCTGCGACGGAATGCAGATCAACTCGGAAGTCAGCGGAAACAGGTATAACTATCTTGCAGCTCTCATGCGCACATTCTCAATTGGTGCACCTGCCGACCGCGTTCGCCGGTTACATGATGCGCAGGTCGCTGCCATTGAAACGGCGCTCGATGTCATCCGACCTGGACGCACTTGCAGCGAGGTCGCACACGCCATGTATAGCGCGATTGAGAGGCATGGATTTCCAAAGGAATCGCGCTGTGGCTACTCGATTGGTATCGAAAATCAATTCACTGCATGGATTGAACCGACTGCAAGTTTTGGCAGGGAGGACATGACTGTTCTCAAGACCAACATGACCTTCCATCTGATGTTGGGCAATTGGGTGGATGAGGAGTTTGGCGTAACAGTGAGCGAAACCATCCGCGTGACTGACACGGGCGTCGAGGCGCTAACCCGTGCGCCGCGCGAGCTTTTTGTACTCTAG
- a CDS encoding aminodeoxychorismate/anthranilate synthase component II, with translation MILIIDNYDSFVFSVARYFHKLGEATEVVRNDEAAVSDLARLSPRAVVISPGPCTPSEAGISISTICEFSGRVPILGICFGHQCIGSLFGGRVVRAHHPMHGRSSPVRHDRRGLFQDLPSPLRVGRYHSLVIALDRSCAPCLRVTARSDEGEIMAIAHRYQPTFGVPFHPESILTQAGNTLLTNFLRSADRLDRQ, from the coding sequence TTGATTCTCATTATCGACAATTACGACTCTTTCGTCTTCAGCGTTGCCCGGTATTTCCATAAACTTGGTGAGGCAACGGAGGTGGTCCGGAACGACGAGGCGGCGGTCAGCGATCTTGCGCGCCTCAGCCCGCGTGCAGTAGTCATTTCCCCCGGTCCCTGCACTCCATCGGAGGCCGGAATATCGATTTCGACAATTTGCGAATTTTCTGGTCGAGTGCCCATTTTGGGCATTTGCTTCGGACACCAATGCATTGGAAGCCTCTTCGGCGGCCGCGTAGTGCGTGCTCACCACCCTATGCACGGTCGCTCTTCGCCCGTAAGGCATGACCGTCGAGGACTATTTCAGGATCTACCGTCCCCGCTCCGCGTTGGTCGTTATCATTCTCTGGTCATCGCGCTGGATCGGTCATGCGCGCCTTGTCTGAGGGTTACGGCGCGTTCGGACGAAGGCGAGATCATGGCCATCGCACATCGCTATCAACCAACTTTCGGCGTGCCGTTCCATCCAGAATCGATCCTCACGCAAGCCGGAAACACACTGCTGACGAACTTCTTAAGAAGCGCAGACCGACTTGATCGGCAGTGA
- a CDS encoding Dabb family protein, whose product MIRHIELFTAKEKANIDQIVEGLSVLTAIPHARRLEIARNRKTDQIGNDVDVVVYGEFDNETELAAYKAHELYQDSIKRVRPLRQLRFAADYNVSSARHLG is encoded by the coding sequence ATGATTCGTCACATCGAATTGTTTACCGCGAAGGAGAAGGCCAACATCGATCAAATAGTCGAAGGCCTATCGGTCCTAACCGCAATCCCCCATGCACGCCGGCTCGAGATTGCGCGCAATCGCAAGACGGACCAGATCGGCAACGACGTCGACGTCGTCGTTTATGGTGAGTTCGACAATGAAACAGAACTCGCGGCCTACAAAGCGCATGAGCTATACCAGGATTCAATCAAGCGGGTGCGACCGCTTCGTCAATTGCGGTTCGCGGCTGATTACAATGTATCGTCAGCTAGACATCTTGGCTAA
- the panD gene encoding aspartate 1-decarboxylase, whose amino-acid sequence MQVTLMKSKIHRASVTQADLQYDGSISVDRELMDAAGLLFNERVEIYNIETGARFATYVIDAPRASGIIALNGAAARLAMPGEKVVIVAYACFDEAETETFKPRVVLVDRDNRILRD is encoded by the coding sequence ATGCAAGTTACCTTGATGAAAAGCAAAATCCATCGTGCCTCGGTGACCCAAGCTGATCTGCAGTATGACGGCTCTATATCGGTAGATCGTGAGCTGATGGACGCGGCGGGATTATTGTTCAACGAACGTGTCGAAATCTACAACATCGAAACTGGAGCGCGCTTCGCCACCTACGTGATCGATGCGCCCCGAGCATCCGGCATCATAGCTTTGAACGGCGCGGCGGCCCGACTCGCCATGCCGGGAGAAAAAGTTGTTATTGTCGCGTATGCCTGTTTTGATGAGGCAGAAACTGAAACCTTCAAGCCTCGCGTCGTGCTCGTTGACCGAGACAATCGCATCTTGCGAGATTGA
- a CDS encoding recombinase family protein gives MSKITPEHLARQAAVYIRQSTADQVINNKESQRRQYGLADRARQLGWSEVIVIDDDLGRSGGGTARPGFEKLLTAICEGRVGAVVSIEASGLARNGRDWHTLLEFCGLVGTLIVDEDGVYDPRHPNDRLLLGMKGTMSEMELSIFRQRSLEALKQKARRGELFLNVAIGYIKVSHDQIEKDPDRRIQEALTLVFAKFAEMQTLRQVHLWLRQERIALPAVSRGPEGRHVEWKLPVYNTIRHILTNPIYAGTYAFGRSGSRVTIEAGRKRIVRGFRRERSNWEVLIKDHHEGYITWAEFERNQRLIADNANGKSFMSRGSVRCGEALLAGLLRCGHCGRKLHVAYSGTHSNVGRYHCRGSQINHGGEPCISFGGLRVDAAISTEVIARLQPLGVQAALSAMEDRGREHAEKLSQLELALEQARYEATRARRRYEAVDPDNRLVAGELERRWNERLLAARALEEERGALLAKPESPLSEADRERLLALGSDLERAWNSPGATPATRKRIIRTLATKSLYASAMRQLSL, from the coding sequence CAGCTGGGCTGGAGCGAGGTGATCGTGATCGACGATGATCTCGGTCGCTCTGGTGGCGGCACCGCGCGTCCCGGGTTCGAGAAGCTACTCACCGCGATTTGCGAAGGGCGAGTTGGCGCTGTGGTCTCGATCGAGGCCTCTGGGCTGGCCCGCAACGGCAGGGACTGGCATACGCTCCTGGAGTTCTGCGGGCTCGTTGGAACGCTGATCGTCGATGAGGATGGCGTCTACGATCCGCGCCACCCCAATGATCGCCTTCTGCTCGGCATGAAGGGCACAATGAGCGAGATGGAGCTGTCGATCTTTCGGCAGCGCTCGCTTGAGGCCTTGAAGCAGAAGGCGCGCAGGGGTGAGCTCTTCCTCAACGTTGCCATCGGCTATATCAAAGTCTCCCACGATCAGATCGAGAAGGATCCTGATCGACGCATTCAGGAGGCGCTCACACTCGTGTTCGCCAAGTTCGCCGAGATGCAGACGCTGCGCCAGGTCCACCTATGGTTACGGCAAGAGCGAATCGCCTTGCCTGCAGTCAGCCGTGGCCCCGAGGGCCGTCACGTCGAGTGGAAGTTACCCGTCTACAACACGATCCGCCACATCCTGACCAATCCGATCTATGCTGGCACCTACGCCTTCGGGCGTTCAGGCAGTCGGGTGACGATCGAGGCCGGCCGCAAGAGAATCGTGCGGGGCTTCCGCCGGGAGCGCAGCAACTGGGAGGTTTTGATCAAGGACCACCATGAGGGCTACATTACATGGGCGGAGTTCGAGAGGAATCAGCGTTTGATCGCCGATAACGCCAATGGGAAGAGCTTCATGAGTCGTGGCTCGGTCCGCTGCGGTGAGGCCCTTCTTGCGGGGCTCCTTCGTTGCGGTCACTGCGGTCGTAAACTTCACGTTGCCTACAGCGGCACGCACAGCAACGTCGGGCGCTATCATTGCCGCGGCAGCCAGATCAATCATGGCGGAGAGCCATGCATCTCGTTCGGCGGCCTGCGTGTGGATGCCGCAATCAGCACCGAAGTCATCGCGCGCCTGCAGCCGCTCGGAGTCCAAGCTGCGCTGTCTGCCATGGAGGACCGCGGCCGGGAGCACGCCGAGAAGCTGAGTCAACTTGAACTTGCTCTTGAGCAAGCGCGCTATGAGGCCACTCGGGCTCGTCGGCGATATGAGGCTGTCGATCCCGACAATCGCCTGGTCGCCGGCGAGCTGGAGCGACGTTGGAATGAACGCCTGCTGGCCGCCCGCGCGCTCGAGGAAGAGCGCGGTGCACTGTTGGCCAAGCCGGAGAGTCCTCTGAGCGAGGCGGACCGCGAGCGGTTGCTCGCGCTTGGCTCCGATTTGGAGCGGGCCTGGAACAGTCCTGGGGCGACGCCTGCCACGCGCAAGCGGATCATCCGAACCTTAGCCACGAAGTCGTTGTACGCGTCGGCGATGCGGCAATTGAGCTTGTGA